Within Seriola aureovittata isolate HTS-2021-v1 ecotype China chromosome 12, ASM2101889v1, whole genome shotgun sequence, the genomic segment tctgctcaAGCTGACCTGAAGCTTTACTGAAATGCTCTGCCCTCTGGGTCACTGGTGGTTTGCTTCTTGCTTTGCTGGGCTCCTCTGCTGCAACCACTGGGCTGACTGGAAGGTTTAAAGCAGGACAGTGTTGAGGAAGGGTGGGTGGTGCCCCCTGGTGGGAGTAGGCAGCTCTGAGGAGGTCATTGAGAATCTGGAGAATGATGGCGATGCCACGTCGAGGGTGACTGATGCTGTTCTGACTGTGAGGAGCCAAAGTGCCTGATGGGAtaagaagggagagagagggagagggagagagagagagagagcgagcgcaTGAGGTGGATGAAAAAGGACTGGTACAAAGTGACACAGTTGAGCTCTAACTGAGCTGCCATTGTTTCTCATTGTGTTATGTTTTCGTCCTCAAGCCactgctgttcacacactgaGGAAAGACTTACCAGAGAAAGTCCCGGAGAAGATGCCCGGAGAGTGGCTCACAAAGCTTTCTATGACTGCTCCCGGCTGCTTGCACAGCTCTGCAGTGGGTGCAGCATGAACATTACTCTGTGAAAATAAGAGGGAAAAATGTATCTCCTGTTTACACCGTCCATAATGAGGAATACATTTAGGAGAACTATTAAATACTGAACTTTTTACCGGCTTGTTATGTTACTTATACATGCTAATAAAAATGTAGTGGTGAAACCATAGAGAATATGTAAGACTAACCTTTTCGAAGGTTGAGGCTGGTACTGGACTCGGGGGTCCAGGACTGGAGCCGGCGGGAGCAGGTGAACAGACTGGTGTGGCTGCTTGTAGTGGACAGCTGGGGTGTGGACAGCCAGAGGGCAAAGACGTGGTTGAAAGAACAGGGGGAGGTGTGTGTATAGGGTGACAGGTTTGAGGTAGAGATGAGTGGTGATGATGGGTAACAGCAGGGACAGTGCTGGAtgagtggggggtgggaggtgttGAGCTAAAGGAAGTTCTGGGTCTTTGAGGGTCAAGTTGGATCGGGGATGTAGAGTCAGCATTGTCTGGGGAAGGGATGGAGGTTTGGGAAGCAGGGAGTGAGGTAGTGGAGCCCGCGGTGCTGGTAGAAGAGCAGGCTGAGGCCGAGCCAGGGTGGCTCACACTGCCAGCTGTCGGCAGGCCAGTCTGAAGCTCGCTGCTGCTCCGGACTCTCACATCAccatcctgctgcagctccttcacaTCCTGCGCAGACAGCTGGAGCTGCACATACATCATGTGAGCACCGATTCCCAGGTTAATGGTCAGAGGTGAGTGCCCAGACAGGAACTCACTGATCTGCAGGGTTGTCAGGAAAGAAACACTTCAGGTTTTCAGATAATTCTTGTGATTTCAGTCTTGGGATGATCTGGCAACACCTGCGGTTACTGGTGGCAACAGCAAGTGTGGTTTAATACTGTAGCAGACACTAACTGAGCAGTTactatgtcaaaaaaaagattAGCTGCTAGTGcgtctgtttacagtgcagccaaacaatcaggattgttttattaaaagagaAAGTCATCATGAATGTAGTGGATTACATGCATGCATGGTTGTGTGTGAATTCTTTTCCATTAACAATTAAAACTATGCTCCTATATATAGAGATAATTAGAGAATGGCTATTGTAGAAAAAACTGCAGACCATAAATAGTGTCATACATGGGTTgtgatttcattaaaataaacttcaggccacagcactttgtttttcctcacacctcaagtgaagtgtgtgtgtgtgtgtgtgtgtgtgtgtgtgaatgacatGGTGCAATAAAGTTTGCATAATAGAGGGTTGCATGATTTTCTTAAGAAGTTTCCTTCACCCAAAATATCTGAATTATACATTTGCCATTGTCCAGTGAGAACCATGTAACTCAAACTTCggtcattttgaatttttcagaTAAGATGAAGTGCATTGTCACAAAGCGGAACCTTTTTTTATGAATTCATGTAAGTAAATATTTTGGAAATATTTCCCATATGTCCCACAAAAtatgtggaaaacacacaccagtgcATAGTTAGACTTCTTAAAGGACAATACTGTTTCCTCATACTCATTCATGAATTCAAACGGTCTATTTGAAGAATACAGTTAATAAGACTATTAAGCTCTCACCTGAACTTCTGTTAAACTTTCCAAAACGTCCATCACAGTCCTCTCAGCTCTGGCAGTCGAGCACTgtggcaataaaaacaacaggaataGTGAAGTCTGATTCCGTACGGAAATATTAGTAAGTACTACTTAGCAAGTATAAGATATTAATTTGATTTACTTACCACTAAACCAGCTTCTATGACAGGGACCAGAGTCAGTTTGCTGCCATCTGCTACACCCAGGTCCGTCAGTTTTCCAGCAGTCAGCTGCCTAATTCAGAAATCATATCCAAGTCCCTCagtgcaataaaaacacattcacatcagGCTAGTTAAGCTGAACTGACTTAATGATTTACCAAAGTGCACAGCATGCAGTATCTACAAACCAGCTCACCTGTCTCTATGCAGGAGCAGGATTCTGTCTGTTTGCAGTCTGAGTTTTTGGGAGATCCGTGTCCTCAGTCCCTCCACAGTCTCTACTCGGGGGACAGTGAGCTCCACCGGGCTGCCGGTGGTCGAGGTGATGGACAAACGCATGGTGGACTGAGCGGTGGCGATTCCAACCCCGCAGCCTGCCGACCGGGCCGGGGTGAAGCTAAAGAGatcccgctgctgctgctccattCAGCTGCCTGTGAAATGTC encodes:
- the LOC130179009 gene encoding midnolin-like, which codes for MEQQQRDLFSFTPARSAGCGVGIATAQSTMRLSITSTTGSPVELTVPRVETVEGLRTRISQKLRLQTDRILLLHRDRQLTAGKLTDLGVADGSKLTLVPVIEAGLVCSTARAERTVMDVLESLTEVQISEFLSGHSPLTINLGIGAHMMYVQLQLSAQDVKELQQDGDVRVRSSSELQTGLPTAGSVSHPGSASACSSTSTAGSTTSLPASQTSIPSPDNADSTSPIQLDPQRPRTSFSSTPPTPHSSSTVPAVTHHHHSSLPQTCHPIHTPPPVLSTTSLPSGCPHPSCPLQAATPVCSPAPAGSSPGPPSPVPASTFEKSNVHAAPTAELCKQPGAVIESFVSHSPGIFSGTFSGTLAPHSQNSISHPRRGIAIILQILNDLLRAAYSHQGAPPTLPQHCPALNLPVSPVVAAEEPSKARSKPPVTQRAEHFSKASGEETHPLRSSTEEDQTLQCKLERLQFLMHQRRLRRRTRRSSHLSQTSHPYQHRHHRP